ATTGAGCTGAAATGACAGGTGTTTGCATGATTCGACGATTTTCCTTAATTCTGATTCTACTGTTTTCGGCCGGCGCAAACAGTCAAACCTTACTGGTTCTCGGTGACAGTTTGAGCGCGGGCTACCAAATGCCGATTGAGCAAGCCTGGCCCAGTCTACTCGGTGGTGCGCTCGAGGAAAAAGGCAAAAGTGTTTCAGTCATTAACGGCAGCATTTCCGGCGATACCACAGGCAATGGCCTGGCCCGTCTGCCCGCACTGCTCAAGCAGCACCAACCCGACACTGTGCTGATTGAACTTGGTGCGAATGACGGCCTGCGCGGCTTTCCGCCTAATGTGGTTGAAAACAACCTGCGTGCCATGATTGACCAAATCAAAGCAACCGACAGCCAGGTTATCCTGATGCAGATCCGCATCCCGCCTAACTACGGCCAGCGCTACAGTAACGCGATTGCCCAGCTCTATCCGGCGTTATCGGATGAGAAATCCGTGCCTTTGATCCCTTTTTTCCTCGAACAAGTGATCGTCAAGCCAGACTGGATGATGAACGACGGCTTACATCCTAAGCCTGAAGCACAGCCCTGGATCGCTGGCTTTATGGCAGAACAGCTTTCTCCGTTGCTCTAGATAGCTCCTTTGACTGAAAGAGCCCTTGCCGAAATGTTTACTTAAGAGCGGTTGCACTTGCTCAAAATTAAACCAACATTATATTTTTAAAACGAACAGTCATGAGCAACAGAACCGCACTTAAAAACACAACAACAGGAGGCGGGCCGCACTCAATCTGCTTCCTGTTTTATTATAGCCAGCCTGGTGGTATGAGCGGCATCTGCTGTCAACGCTCAGCCTGCTAAGACTTTTAAAACCCGGCTACCGCTTTTAGAGCTTTGCTACCGCTTTTAAAAACCTGCTCCAGCTTTAAAAACATAGCGCGTTTTCACCCATTCTGGTTCAGAACCCATTCAATCCTGGATAGCGGTTGAAGAGGCGTTCTCTGAGTTAAAATCCCCCTTTTAATGGTCTAGCTCAATAAACTTTACCCAGCTTTACGATAATGTAACGACTTACCCTACTTTAATTAAAAAGGTAATTCTCCATGCGCATTGAGCCTGTTATCCAGGGAGTGGTAGCTCGCACCGCTCATCCTTACGGTTGTGAACAAGCCGTATTACAACAAATTCAGTACGTTAAATCCGCAAAACCGATCACTGGCGGACCCAAACGGGTACTGATCCTTGGTGCTTCCTCTGGTTTTGGACTCGCAGCACGTATCGCGTTGACGTTTGGTGGTGCAAAAGCAGACACCATCGGGATCTCTTTTGAACGCGGGCCTTCAGAAAAAGGCGTTGGCAGTGCAGGTTTTTATAACAACCTGTACTTTACTGAATACGCGGAACGGGAAGGTCGCACCGCCGTCAATATCAATGGCGATGTGTTTTCCGCCGACGTGCGCACTCAGGTCATCGAAGCGATCGAAACCTACTTTGAAGGTGAAGTGGATTTGGTGATTTACAGCATCGCCAGCGGTATGCGTCGTCGGCCAGGCAGTGATCAGTTTTGGCACTCAGCGATTAAGCCGATTGGCGAGCCGGTATCCGGTTCGACTATTTTGCTGGAAAACGATCAATGGGTGGATGCCACTCTGGAACCGGCCAGTCAGGAAGAAATCGACAGCACACTGAGGGTGATGGGCGGCGAAGACTGGGAAAGCTGGATTGATACCCTGATCAACAACGAATCTGTGGCTCCGGGTTGTAAAACCATCGCCTTCTCTTATGTCGGACCGGAAGTCACCCATCCAATTTACCTTGATGGTACGCTGGGCCGGGCTAAAGTCGACCTGCATCAGACCAGCCACTCTCTTAACCTGAAACTGGCCAATTTTGACGGCGCAGCGTATGCCACTGTGTGTAAAGCTCTGGTCACCAAAGCCAGTGTGTTTATTCCCGGACTCAGCCCTTATATTCTGGCCCTGTATCGGGTGATGAAAGCGAAACAGACCCACGAAGGGTGTATCGAACAGATGCAGCGCCTGTTCAGCGATAAGCTGTATGGTCAGAACAAGGTTCCGGTTGATAGCGAGCGTCTGGTGCGGATGGATGACTGGGAACTCAATCCTGATACCCAGGAAAAAGTCCGCCAACTGCTCAGCGAAATGAACGGACACAACTTCCAACAAATCGGCGATTATGCCGGTTTCAAAGCGGAGTTTCTGCGATTGAATGGTTTTGGATTTGACAACATTGATTACAGTGCCGATGTCGACTTAGAACCCTTTAAAGCATTTATCTAGTCTGCAGTGCCAGATTTATTTTAATTAACGTCAATATGTGAAGATCCCGACCCTTTGTCGGGACTTTTTTTGTCTATCCCCACCAGTTCTTCTTATACTCAAACCAGTAGCCGCATGATTACAGAGCTCGGAGCGCTCACTCTTTATCGACTTGCTAAGGATGGCATTTATGTCGAAAGTAACCTCCCCAAAACCTTTGGTTTCAGACCAAATTCTCAATGGATGGCAGACTCTCATCAGTCAGTTGGCGGATTTTGCCAACGTATCACCCGCAATGATAACGCTCGGCCCATCGCTCAGTCATCACATATGCAGTTGCAGTAACAGCCGTAGCCTGGCCGATAAAAGGGCCAGCAAAGAGAACAGAGTGAAGGCCGCAAGCCGTCAGACCGCCCACTTATCACCATCGGAAGAGGCGTCACATATGGCATGGTTTGCCTCCGGAGATACAAAACGGTCGGGCACCAATTACGCACCATCTGCCGTTCTGACGTTGTGCTGGCCTGACGGAGAAACGTTCGGGGCTATCTGTTTACCTGAATTATCCTGTTTACCTGAATTATCCTATCTATCCGAATTATCGGCGGCGAAGTTATTGCATGATGATAAAGAATCGTCTGATAACGCCACGCTGGCGTACAACCACTACTTGCAGCTACTGAATGGCTTGCGACGCACGATTGAAACTCACCTGCACAGCCTGTGGCAACAACACTCACTGCAGCGAGAAAACGAGGAGCTGCAAACGCGTTTACAAAGTCGTACCCAGGATCTTGCCGCACTCAATTATTCCCTCAATCAGGAAATCGATAAGCGCCAGGCCGCGGAGCAATTATTAGCACATCAACATTTGCACGATGCCGGCACCGGCTTTTTTAATCAGCAGGGGTTGGAAAATCAACTCGAGCGCCTCCTGGCGGCGGACATCAATGCAGAAATAGCAGTGTTGCAT
This Vibrio ostreae DNA region includes the following protein-coding sequences:
- the tesA gene encoding multifunctional acyl-CoA thioesterase I/protease I/lysophospholipase L1; this encodes MIRRFSLILILLFSAGANSQTLLVLGDSLSAGYQMPIEQAWPSLLGGALEEKGKSVSVINGSISGDTTGNGLARLPALLKQHQPDTVLIELGANDGLRGFPPNVVENNLRAMIDQIKATDSQVILMQIRIPPNYGQRYSNAIAQLYPALSDEKSVPLIPFFLEQVIVKPDWMMNDGLHPKPEAQPWIAGFMAEQLSPLL
- the fabV gene encoding enoyl-ACP reductase FabV, with amino-acid sequence MRIEPVIQGVVARTAHPYGCEQAVLQQIQYVKSAKPITGGPKRVLILGASSGFGLAARIALTFGGAKADTIGISFERGPSEKGVGSAGFYNNLYFTEYAEREGRTAVNINGDVFSADVRTQVIEAIETYFEGEVDLVIYSIASGMRRRPGSDQFWHSAIKPIGEPVSGSTILLENDQWVDATLEPASQEEIDSTLRVMGGEDWESWIDTLINNESVAPGCKTIAFSYVGPEVTHPIYLDGTLGRAKVDLHQTSHSLNLKLANFDGAAYATVCKALVTKASVFIPGLSPYILALYRVMKAKQTHEGCIEQMQRLFSDKLYGQNKVPVDSERLVRMDDWELNPDTQEKVRQLLSEMNGHNFQQIGDYAGFKAEFLRLNGFGFDNIDYSADVDLEPFKAFI